Proteins from a single region of Parambassis ranga chromosome 16, fParRan2.1, whole genome shotgun sequence:
- the dscc1 gene encoding sister chromatid cohesion protein DCC1, translated as MRTIEEVKATLQIAKLKEEDLQTTIHCLSFGENVSSADYCLMELDDTLCKHIEAGQSLVIRGDKDEHAVVCSGDKTYDLKIADTSNLLLFVPGCRTPDQLTNSQDSSHVVHTQIWGFCNSYWELRKQRPKLKKLKKLLMENPYEGPALGGQEENTENTYTMQDLLDRIQASEEEIKTHLHTIHACQINGYWRVLDFDYEMKLLGHVTQLVDSESWSFNKVPLQTSLEELAPLEPREMIEHCLNCYGERYTKNDEVFYALHQDKVCRGLALMLLQNAVKFNLREFQEVWQQSVPEGMSTNLDQLKGVALVDRASNPETISLLRVEDLPEGTVERFNQLFTLREKWTEEDITPYIQDLCGEKQTTGALLTKYARSSLQNGIKVFNSRRPVAT; from the exons ATGAGAACTATAGAGGAGGTGAAGGCCACACTGCAGATCGCCAAGCTGAAAGAGGAAGACTTACAGACAACAATCCACTGTCTGTCCTTTGGAGAAAACGTTTCATCTGCAGACTACTGTCTGATGGAGCTGGACGACACACTGTGCAAACACATCGAAGCAGGCCAGAG TCTAGTTATTCGGGGGGACAAAGACGAGCATGCTGTGGTCTGCAGTGGAGACAAGACCTATGATCTAAAAATAGCTGACACAtccaacctgctgctgtttgtaccTGGATGCAGAACACCAGACCAACTAACCAACAGCCAGGACAGCTCTCATGTGGTGCACACTCAG ATCTGGGGGTTTTGTAACAGCTACTGGGAACTGAGGAAACAGAGGCCGAAACTGAAGAAACTGAAGAAGCTTTTAATGGAGAATCCTTATGAAGGACCTGCATTAGGAGGCCaggaggagaacacagagaatACA TACACTATGCAGGATCTGCTGGACAGGATTCAAGCCAGTGAAGAGGAGATAAAGACCCACTTACACACCATCCACGCCTGTCAGATCAATG GCTACTGGCGTGTGCTTGACTTTGACTAtgagatgaagctgcttggtcATGTCACTCAGTTGGTGGATTCAGAGTCTTGGTCCTTTAACAAGGTTCCTCTTCAAACCAGTCTTGAAGAATTGGCCCCACTGGAGCCCAG AGAAATGATCGAGCACTGTTTGAACTGTTATGGGGAACGCTATACTAAAAACG ACGAAGTGTTTTATGCATTACATCAGGATAAAGTGTGTCGAGGATTAGCACTAATGCTGCTGCAGAATGCCGTCAAGTTCAACCTAAGAGAGTTTCAGGAGGTCTGGCAGCAGAGCGTCCCAGAGGGCATGAGTACAAACCTGGACCAGCTGAAG GGTGTGGCCCTGGTGGATCGTGCCTCCAACCCTGAGACCATCTCCCTGCTGCGTGTGGAGGATCTCCCAGAGGGCACAGTGGAGCGCTTTAACCAGCTCTTCACACTTCGAGAGAAATGGACAGAAGAGGACATCACACCATACATACA AGACCTGTGTGGAGAGAAACAGACCACCGGAGCCCTCCTGACAAAATATGCTCGATCTTCACTGCAAAATGGGATTAAGGTTTTCAACTCTAGGAGGCCTGTGGCTACATGA
- the mrpl13 gene encoding large ribosomal subunit protein uL13m translates to MSSFSRSAQQWATFARSWFLIDAKMQPPGKIAVMSSIRLQGKHKPIYHALSDCGDHVVVINSKHIAFSGNKWEQKLYSSHTGYPGGFKQVTAAQLHQKDPKAIVKLAVYGMLPRNLHRRTMMQRLHIFPEDELPDDIRANLTEELPQPREIPRKLSEYTQEEIDAFPQLWTPPEDYRLK, encoded by the exons ATGTCAAGTTTTTCTAGATCAGCCCAG caATGGGCAACCTTTGCCCGTTCCTGGTTCCTAATTGATGCAAAGATGCAGCCGCCTGGAAAGATTGCAGTTATGTCTTCTATTAGATTACAGGGGAAACACAAGCCAATCTATCATGCACTGA GTGACTGTGGTGACCATGTGGTTGTAATAAACTCCAAACACATAGCTTTTTCTGGGAACAAATGGGAGCAGAAACTCTACTCATCACACACAGG GTACCCAGGAGGATTCAAACAAGTCACAGCTGCTCAGCTCCACCAAAAAGATCCAAAAGCT ATTGTGAAGTTAGCAGTTTATGGCATGTTGCCTCGGAATCTGCACCGGCGCACCATGATGCAGCGATTACACATCTTCCCTGAAGAC GAGCTGCCAGATGACATTCGAGCCAACCTGACAGAGGAGCTGCCTCAGCCCAGAGAAATTCCCAGGAAACTCAGCGAGTACACCCAAGAAGAGATAGATGCCTTCCCCCAGCTGTGGACACC ACCTGAAGACTACAGGCTAAAATGA
- the LOC114449055 gene encoding syndecan-2-like: MKNLWLLFIVGFATGFISENLFVLSQSPPSAADDLYIEGHISGDLPIDDEDGEDDGSGSGSGDYVIGDTYKEEILRFPNVSKEILPLQPQPTADSPHNPPTTVAGSQYPETTVEDSEAPYTLSEDESTNDSVHFTSTTSTPFSENATPDLIMDTGVTDKDNSLDEGDVTPHKDETVINQIDNEILVKVGRNGRLYDSHEQVTSENLWERTDVLAAVIACGVVGFLCAVFLLLLLAYRMKKKDEGSYDLGDTKLSTTAYHKAPTKEFYA; the protein is encoded by the exons CTCTTTGTCCTCTCACAGTCGCCCCCTTCTGCTGCAGATGACCTGTACATAGAGGGCCATATATCTGGTGACCTCCCTatagatgatgaagatggtgaAGATGATGGATCAGGTTCTGGATCTGGAGATTATG TTATTGGTGACACATATAAGGAGGAGATTCTCAGGTTCCCCAATGTCTCCAAAGAAATTCTGCCGCTTCAGCCACAGCCAACAGCAGACTCTCCTCACAACCCACCAACCACAGTGGCAGGCAGCCAATATCCAGAAACCACAGTGGAGGACAGCGAGGCACCGTACACG TTATCAGAGGATGAGTCAACAAATGACAGCGTGCATTTCACGTCCACCACCAGCACGCCTTTCTCTGAAAATGCTACACCTGATCTCATCATGGACACCGGTGTAACCGACAAGGACAACAGTCTGGATGAGGGGGATGTTACACCACACAAAGATGAAACCGTGATCAATCAAATTGATAATGAAATTCTGGTCAAAGTTGGCCGCAACGGAAGACTATATGACTCTCATGAGCAAGTAACCTCTGAGAACCTTTGGGAGAGGACAGATGTGCTGGCAG CTGTGATAGCATGTGGAGTAGTCGGATTCCTCTGTGCcgtgtttctcctcctcctcctcgcctaCCGCATGAAGAAAAAGGACGAAGGTAGCTACGACCTGGGAGACACCAAGCTTTCTACAACAGCCTATCACAAAGCACCTACCAAGGAGTTCTATGCCTGA
- the LOC114449054 gene encoding carboxypeptidase Q-like isoform X2, protein MVSDIAIEVAGYADVAKQIIDLAVFGAAQNRSYTRLADFTDTIGNRVSGSHNLDLAIKYMYNAMTEDGLDVHLEPVKIPHWVRGDESAQMIMPRAKSLAILGLGSSVGTPPEGIEAEVLVVQSFEELKRRASEAPGRIVVFNQPFVSYGETVAYRAYGASKASQVGAVATLIRSITPFSINSPHTGWQDYQDGVKHIPTACITVEDAELMWRMAQRGQKIVVRLTMGAKTLPDADSFNTVAEIRGWQHPEQVVLLSGHLDSWDVGQGAMDDGGGAMISWEALSLIKDLGLRPRRTLRTVLWSAEEQGGVGAQQYYDQHKVNISNFDLVMESDLGTFAPLALQFTGSDAARKVMEEVVKLLAPINTTKLESHGEGTDISPWMQTGVPGASLHVADSRYFWFHHSEGDTMTVQDPQDMNLCSALWAVVAYVVADLQDMLPR, encoded by the exons atggtatCAG ACATAGCAATAGAGGTTGCGGGCTATGCTGATGTAGCCAAACAGATCATTGACCTGGCTGTGTTTGGCGCTGCCCAGAACCGCTCTTACACACGACTGGCTGACTTTACTGACACTATAGGAAATCGTGTCAGTGGCTCACACAACCTGGACTTGGCTATCAAATACATGTACAATGCCATGACAGAAGACGGGTTGGATGTCCATTTGG AGCCAGTCAAAATCCCACACTGGGTAAGAGGGGATGAAAGTGCACAGATGATTATGCCCAGGGCCAAGAGTCTGGCCATACTGGGACTGGGTAGCAGTGTAGGGACGCCTCCTGAAG GTATTGAAGCAGAGGTGTTGGTGGTTCAGTCTTTTGAGGAATTGAAGCGGAGAGCCAGTGAGGCCCCTGGAAGAATAGTGGTTTTTAACCAGCCCTTTGTGAGTTATGGAGAAACTGTGGCTTACCGTGCCTATGGTGCTTCTAAGGCTTCCCAAgtgggagctgtggctacactCATACGATCCATTACTCCATTCTCTATAAACAG TCCACACACTGGTTGGCAGGACTACCAAGATGGAGTAAAGCATATCCCCACAGCCTGTATCACTGTAGAGGACGCTGAGCTGATGTGGCGCATGGCACAGAGAGGTCAGAAGATTGTGGTTAGACTCACAATGGGAGCCAAGACTCTTCCGGACGCTGACTCTTTCAACACAGTGGCTGAGATAAGAGGCTGGCAGCACCCTGAGCAG GTCGTCTTACTGAGCGGCCATTTGGACAGTTGGGATGTCGGCCAGGGTGCCATGGatgatggaggtggagccatGATCTCCTGGGAGGCCCTGTCACTCATTAAAGACTTGG gTTTGCGTCCAAGGAGAACATTACGAACGGTGCTATGGTCAGCAGAAGAGCAGGGTGGTGTTGGAGCGCAGCAGTACTATGACCAGCACAAG GTGAACATATCCAACTTTGACCTTGTCATGGAGTCTGACTTGGGGACATTTGCCCCACTGGCTCTGCAGTTTACTGGCAGCGATGCAGCACGAAAG GTGATGGAAGAAGTGGTTAAACTTTTGGCTCCGATTAATACAACCAAACTGGAGAGCCATGGGGAAGGGACAGACATCTCACCATGGATGCAGACAGGAGTACCAG GTGCCAGCCTCCATGTGGCAGACAGTCGGTATTTTTGGTTCCACCACAGTGAAGGCGACACCATGACGGTTCAGGACCCTCAGGACATGAACCTTTGCTCAGCATTGTGGGCCGTGGTTGCCTATGTTGTGGCAGACCTGCAGGACATGCTGCCCAGGTAG
- the LOC114449054 gene encoding carboxypeptidase Q-like isoform X1, producing the protein MARERTLTVLLPMSLVLMSSVCDCHPHSAPHMRSASNDTVRKDIAIEVAGYADVAKQIIDLAVFGAAQNRSYTRLADFTDTIGNRVSGSHNLDLAIKYMYNAMTEDGLDVHLEPVKIPHWVRGDESAQMIMPRAKSLAILGLGSSVGTPPEGIEAEVLVVQSFEELKRRASEAPGRIVVFNQPFVSYGETVAYRAYGASKASQVGAVATLIRSITPFSINSPHTGWQDYQDGVKHIPTACITVEDAELMWRMAQRGQKIVVRLTMGAKTLPDADSFNTVAEIRGWQHPEQVVLLSGHLDSWDVGQGAMDDGGGAMISWEALSLIKDLGLRPRRTLRTVLWSAEEQGGVGAQQYYDQHKVNISNFDLVMESDLGTFAPLALQFTGSDAARKVMEEVVKLLAPINTTKLESHGEGTDISPWMQTGVPGASLHVADSRYFWFHHSEGDTMTVQDPQDMNLCSALWAVVAYVVADLQDMLPR; encoded by the exons ATGGCCAGGGAGAGGACACTAACCGTCCTCCTCCCCATGTCTTTGGTGctgatgtcctctgtgtgtgactgtcatCCTCACTCTGCTCCACACATGCGGTCTGCATCCAATGATACTGTAAGGAAAG ACATAGCAATAGAGGTTGCGGGCTATGCTGATGTAGCCAAACAGATCATTGACCTGGCTGTGTTTGGCGCTGCCCAGAACCGCTCTTACACACGACTGGCTGACTTTACTGACACTATAGGAAATCGTGTCAGTGGCTCACACAACCTGGACTTGGCTATCAAATACATGTACAATGCCATGACAGAAGACGGGTTGGATGTCCATTTGG AGCCAGTCAAAATCCCACACTGGGTAAGAGGGGATGAAAGTGCACAGATGATTATGCCCAGGGCCAAGAGTCTGGCCATACTGGGACTGGGTAGCAGTGTAGGGACGCCTCCTGAAG GTATTGAAGCAGAGGTGTTGGTGGTTCAGTCTTTTGAGGAATTGAAGCGGAGAGCCAGTGAGGCCCCTGGAAGAATAGTGGTTTTTAACCAGCCCTTTGTGAGTTATGGAGAAACTGTGGCTTACCGTGCCTATGGTGCTTCTAAGGCTTCCCAAgtgggagctgtggctacactCATACGATCCATTACTCCATTCTCTATAAACAG TCCACACACTGGTTGGCAGGACTACCAAGATGGAGTAAAGCATATCCCCACAGCCTGTATCACTGTAGAGGACGCTGAGCTGATGTGGCGCATGGCACAGAGAGGTCAGAAGATTGTGGTTAGACTCACAATGGGAGCCAAGACTCTTCCGGACGCTGACTCTTTCAACACAGTGGCTGAGATAAGAGGCTGGCAGCACCCTGAGCAG GTCGTCTTACTGAGCGGCCATTTGGACAGTTGGGATGTCGGCCAGGGTGCCATGGatgatggaggtggagccatGATCTCCTGGGAGGCCCTGTCACTCATTAAAGACTTGG gTTTGCGTCCAAGGAGAACATTACGAACGGTGCTATGGTCAGCAGAAGAGCAGGGTGGTGTTGGAGCGCAGCAGTACTATGACCAGCACAAG GTGAACATATCCAACTTTGACCTTGTCATGGAGTCTGACTTGGGGACATTTGCCCCACTGGCTCTGCAGTTTACTGGCAGCGATGCAGCACGAAAG GTGATGGAAGAAGTGGTTAAACTTTTGGCTCCGATTAATACAACCAAACTGGAGAGCCATGGGGAAGGGACAGACATCTCACCATGGATGCAGACAGGAGTACCAG GTGCCAGCCTCCATGTGGCAGACAGTCGGTATTTTTGGTTCCACCACAGTGAAGGCGACACCATGACGGTTCAGGACCCTCAGGACATGAACCTTTGCTCAGCATTGTGGGCCGTGGTTGCCTATGTTGTGGCAGACCTGCAGGACATGCTGCCCAGGTAG